TGTCGCCGGTAATAGGAAGGATTTGGCAATGAGGCGAAAAGCCGTATTTTTTCGCAAAGTAACTTCCAATACCACCGAGATGCTTTGCACCATTCATTTCAACGGGTCCCAACTTTTCAGCTAAATCTGAACCTTTAAAAGAACCAGCAACATCATCTAGAAGACGAGTATCGAATCGTTCATTTCGGATATCCCATAAATTCATACCGCAAACATCGCTAATTTCCAAAGGAGCCTCGCGTTGTAAAAACACAGACATGAGGAAGCTCGAGGCAAGACCGATCCGTTCAGTTTTCTCATAAATATCTGGGTGCAAGCGACGAAATCGCTTAATTTGAGGACCTGTGAATCTGAGATGCGCTCTGGAACCTGTTATATCAGCAAGGGTATCAGCACCACCGACGACAGCTTCCATTTCTCGACATTCACGAGAAGTTGTGGCATCCTGCCAATTGGGCGACCTCGAATAGAGGTACTTTCCAAGTTGATTTTGCAATGTAGAGCTTGTTTCTAATGATCCAAGAGCTTGTTCAGCTCCCTGTAACCAGAAAACACCTGCATGCTGTTGACCTGCTCCACAAATTCCCTGGATCTCACTCACGTCCATTACCTTTGCAAGTCTAGCACATAGCAAATCTATGGCATCCAACCACATAGGCACTGGCGCTACCACTTCATGACCATGTTTGTAAACACCCTTTGTGGTTTTATAAGACGGAAAGTCTTTCTCAAAATCTACTACCACCTCTTGGACAATATCCAGCTTTTCGTTAATCGTCACACCTTTTAATTGTTGAGTCGAAAGATCTAGTCCTAGAAACATTTTTGTTATGTTTTATATCGTCACTGGTTTCCAGAAATCGATCTTGCTATGTGAACTcttcccaaaaaaattggtttATATATTCGAAAAGTTTGCCGTTTATTGTTCTTTACAGCTTTGGAATTCCGCTCCCTGATTCCGCatacattttttttgtaacgACTTACATCAGTCATTTGTGTTGTCACTCATTTTCCATAGAATATTATTTCATCACATTATAACATaacaaaatgaagttgATTAGGTATacatataaaataaaactcTTATTTCACAATAGATTAAAAAGCATTTAAAGCCTCATGATGGCCATGTAAAAAAGGTCGTTTACTCATTCCATGCATATACATGGTTCACACATCTTTTCAATTCGTTTCTTCGTCCATGCTTCTACATCATAAAGCGCAGTTTCATGTGTACTGAATGTAGTAGATGTTAGACCAAGTCAGTTATAAAGTAAGATAGGATTTTAGGAAAAGCTTATAAAGTCGTTATCGTCAAACAAACTGAATATAgatattcataaaaaaatgaaaaaccaTACTGTTCACATTTTAGCGTTCTTTGCATTCCTATAAACTACTAATACAACTACATATTTTATTGTGAATTTGTGTTGGCATAAAAGCAACACAAACAACACGTTTTTACGTCAAAGTTTATGTTTGGCAAAGCtataattttcaaaaaaaaagaagaataaaaaatatattagGTATAAATTAAGATCATTATTAATACCTTGCCGTGCATTACCAAGAATTTTGTATATATCCTTAATTAAACCCCTGCATATACACATACCCTTATGCATATATACTTAacgcttctttttttttgtttttttgttttatccAGTTCTTGTAATCTTTCTGTAAAGTCGAGTACTTCTAATTTTCATAACCCGGAAAATGTAAAATAGTAGCAACACAGCAAAGACATTGAAGAAGACATAACCAATGACGATACCAAAGTTACGCCAGCGATGATCAAACTTCATACCGAACTGCATCAAAAACTGGTCACCCGTACGGTATCGACAATATTGACAATCGGTTGTGGCATCAGGGTTTAATAAATTACCGGCAAGCTCACTTTGCAAAAAGTTCTTCAAGTAGGATTGACAAGTTTCACCATTTGGAGGATTCAAGTGGCTGATTTCGTTCGGCTTGCAGTTCACCGGAACATTGTGCAATAAATCACCCAATAAACCTTCAATAATGTAAGTGAAAGGTGTCAAAGAGTGCATCCAATGCCAAAATTTAATCAAATTGCTGATTGGCTGCATGACACCGTTGAAGGTGATAATGAAAGTAAATGCCAAACTGTTCACGACGGACGCAGTCTGAGCGTTGGGACAAGCACTAGCGACGGCTTGGCCAAATGTGGAATAGTACATTTGGAAAATCATATACATTAACCAAGCATAACCTGTTCTGTCACTTGTATGTTCCAAATTCTTATAAAACTTGACGGGATAAAACCaacacaaaaagaaaatcgtACCAAATATAAGGTTGAATGGGATTTCGACTATAATTGCCGAAATAACAAATGCAACCCAACTGTAAATGTTGGATGGCTTCTCTCTTACTTCAAACACATTTCGAAGATCAATGAATTTGGGTTGTAGACCATTAATAAGAGGAACAGCAAGCACTGTTGCCATAAAAACTGCGAAAAGCTTATTTTGCATGTTTTGAGAACCTGTTCCTTGATTATAGAAAGTGAAGCCGATAAACAATCCGGCGAAAATATTCAACATCATCTTAGACATCAATAGCGAGGGTTCTCTCCAATAAGACTGGAAATTTCTAAGCAACACAAATCTAATTTGGGTCCAAATTGGCATAGCATAAGTATGAGTATCTGATTTGTTAACCTTCTCTTTGGTCTCCGGCTTACTacgttcaatttcatccaaCTCTTGAGTAGTTTCTTTACGTTCATCCGAATTTTGCCAAACTTCATGCCAATCACGATCAGTCTTCGCAGTTGCACCAGCGCCAATCACGTCAAGAATGTATTCGGCTGGGTTAGCATCAGGAGGACAAGGAGTAGCTCCATGAGAGGAAAAGTAATTCAATAAAGTCCTGGAATTATCACCAATATTACCAAAGTACACTGTCTTACCACCCTTTTGGAGTAGCAGCAATCTGTCAAATTGGTCAAACAACACAGCACTAGGTTGGTGAATTGTGCAAAGAATTGCTTGGCCAGCATCAGTCAGTTTACGCAAAAATTGAACGATCGACCATGCCGATTGACTATCCAAACCCGAAGTGGGCTCAtctaaaaacaaaagaagagctGGTTTAGCAGCCAACTCCACACCGATAGTTGCACGCTTACGTTGCTCGACATTTAAGCCAGAGCCAGGGGTACCAATGATAGCTTCAGCATAGGCTTCCATTTCCAATAATTTGATAACACTTTCAACGTATTCATACTTTTCAGAAAGAGGAACAGTGGACGGTTGGCGAAGTGCAGCACTGAATTGAAGTGCTTCTCGAACAGTAGACTCAGAAACGTGAACATCCTGTTGCTGTACATACCCGGTACGACGCTGGAATGTAGAGTCAAGAGGGTGACCATTAACAAGCATATTACCAGTGACAATACCGATGTCAACACGTTGAGCAAGCACGTTTAAAAGGGTGGTCTTACCAGCACCTGACTCACCCATCAAGGCGGTAAGTTTTCCTGGCCTTACAAAACCATTAACCCCACTCAAAAGTCGTCGCTTTTCTCCTTTAATAGTGATATCATAAGATAGATCTCTCCAGCTGAAAAtgtctttgcttttctcaaTAGTCTCGTACTCTTTGTCGGTTTCTTCAGAATTTGGAGGGGATTTTTCAACATTGCCACCTTGAGTATTTTGACCAGTTTCTAAATCCAAAGGTTTTCCGCCTTCTTGAACAGCCTCCTTTACAGCACTGGGAGCATGGCCACGACGGAAAATGAGATATTCACCCTTCAGGTCACTAAAATTCAAGACCTCACTAGCAACGATGTTAACACCAATCAAGAAAGCATAATAACCAATAATGATTGCAAGATTTCTCCATAATTGACGGGTTTTGTAATTGAAGCTCGCGTAAAGGTAGGATGAGCCGTCAACAGTAGTCTGACCTGGTTGGGCGCTGGTGATTGGGCAGACTTTATATTCAGAAGAAACATTATCGTAATCACCTCCAGAAGGAACCATTGAAGTGCACTGGTATTTTTGAGCTTTAAATTCATTAATCATAAGAGAGGCGAAGCCGAATTGTACAGGATCAACGTATGAAATCCAACGGAACCACCAGCCAACATTAATATTGGGAATAGCATAACCAGTGTAGATGGCAATAGCCAAGACACCCATACCACCCAAAGCAGAAGCAGAAGCTACATTAGGCATGATGGAAGCGAGACCTCTAAAGAACGTAGTCATCGTAAGTGCAGAAAGGAATAAGAAGACATAAAAGGTCCAAAAGCCTCCAGCAGTACGTCGCAAATCAgttaaaaagtaaagaatGATAGAAAAGACGGTTACATTGATGAACCGGAAAGGAATATCAACAATCAAACTACTGATAACGTCGGCCGCTGGATGATAGAGAGCAGATGCACGATGCTTCGCAATAATAGGACGTTGGGCAAACATGTTTGCAATTTCTGAAAGACTTTGAAGAGCAGTAAATAAGAtggcaaaaaaaagagtacCACCACGAGTGAACATATCACTGGTAGTATCCTGAAGATTGTAAAAAATGGAGCCAATAATTAACGATTGGAAcataaaagcaaaagccaTGGCTCCGATGTAAGCCGGATCATTGATAAATCGTTGCCACGAACGAATTAAACAATAGCGCAATTGCATCCAAAAAGTGACAGTGTAAGGAGATGTTTTAGACATAGTTTTCGCTTTTTCAGAACGAGCACTATCACGATACTGTTCATGTTTTGTGACAGCAGACGTACCATCGTTGAGATCCTTCGATGAGCGAGTAGAATCGGGAGAAGAGTTTTCATCCCATCTTCTATCGTATTCATCCATCTCACGAAGAAGTTGAGCATGCAAGGGGTGTTCATGCCATCTACGTTCAAAGTCTTCAGGAGTGCGCGGAACACGGTCTTCCCAACCCTCTTTAGGTTGACGGGCATTGGGATCGGAAATGGCCGTCAAGAAATCAGGGGTAGTTTCACGGGGATGGCAAACAAAACCCATGTTGAGGAAGTAGTCTTTGGCCTTGGAAGCCGGGCCATAATAAATTTGACGACCAGCATAAAGGACACAAACACGGTCGAAAAGATCATAAATCTTTTGACTAGCTTGATAAGCAGTGACGAAAGAGGTTAACTGGAGCTCGTCTGCACAAATACGTAGGTTATTTACGAATTCGAAAGCGGTACTAGAATCCAAACCACGGGTACTATTATCCCAGCAGGCAATGGTGGGCCGAAGAGCAAAGGCTTCACTAATAGTAACACGTTTGCGTTCACCACCCGAGACACCACGAATGAAGTCGTTACCGACCTTTGTCTTGTAAGTATGGGTAAGACCAAAACTAGTAGCAATGAGATCACGAACCCGAGACATGTACTCGTTACGGGAGAGGTTGCATGGACGATTGCGAGGAGTGCGAACACGAGCGGCAAAGTTGATAGTTTCGCGGGTAGTAAGAGAGGGGAAATGGACATCATTTTCACCAGAATAAAGGACATCACCTGGGTAATGCTTTCTCATTTCGGCGGCATTGATGCCGTCGTAATGAAGGGTGGTCTCGGTGTCTTTATAATGATCAGTTTCGCCAGCGACGGAGCGCAAATAAGTTGAGCAACCAGCACCGGGTTGACCTAAGACCATGACGAGCTCACCAGCATTTGCGAGGGCGTTAGTATGGGAGAGGATGGCCTTTTTGACAACCTGTCGTTCTTTGAACCGACGGTAGGGAGCAGCGAAAATGTCGATAAAGGTAGTAAGAAACTCGTAACCAGAGCCCAAACCATAAATGCTGGTATCGCGCATGCAGACACCGGTGGTACGGGAGTGGATGCCGTCGCGTTGAAGGGCATCTTTGTAGCCACGAAGGTAACGTTTAAGATCAAAATCCTCGCCCAATGCAAAAGGATCACCGCTAAGATGATCGACCGACGAGAcggaagaggaagaagtaGGGGCGTCAACGGGAGGGGCATAGGTGGTAGAGTCGTAATGGGTCTCATGGGTCATCTGAGGGTGAGGTTGATGTTGATTTCTAGCTGCGTAGGTCGCAGCAGAGGATATGGAAGAGGCATCTGATTGCTGATCTTTGGTAGTTTTGGGAAAGACATCAAGAGGACGAGAGGAATGGTCATCCAGGGAATTAGCGGATGCGTAAGAAGATTCAGAAGGAGCTGCAAAATGGCCAGCGGAGGAAGACATGACGCTAAAGTCGAAACGAAACCCAAGTAATCCAAACTAAACCCAAATTAACTCAACTCAACTCAACTCAACTCAACTAATTCAATGCCAAGAAGTTGACCAAAAAGCAAGTCAACGAATAAAACGAATAAAAATAGGACAAACCTCGTGGTTGGGAGAAGAATCCAAATTCGTAAAAGAAAGCtcttttagaaaataaaagccaattaaaattaagaaaaaagagcTACACAAAAgagcagcagcagcagcagcagcaatTTGCGCTTAAAAAGAGcacaacaaaaagaagagaagagaaaagaagaaaaacagtcgcaaatacaaagatttttttccctatgaatttttaaaagaaattccaattaaataaattaggAATTCTGTAGATGGACGACCTGGATACAAAATTTGTTACTGCAGGCCTTTTATGTATATAAATTCATCGGTATAAAGAACATCCGTAATGATGTCACTGCATGAATAAGCACTTGTTTCGAGGTCCGAGGTCCATCCATCTACAAGGGGAAAGGAGACAAAAGGGAAAATTGCGAAGCATCAGATAAAACAAGAGCGAGGGTTATAGGAGGAATAGAAATTCGTGCAATGCAAAAAGCAACGATTAAACTTGTCCTCGTAGATGAATTGCTTTCTGTATGCATTACACCAAATTTCTATTCCTCCTACAACCCTCTGTTTGTCATCTTAACCCTCTTTCCCCTTGTTATTGAATTGCGCGGAGGAATTTTCAATAGAAACAGCAGTATGGTTTCACGAGGAGGATGCTCAATTCTTGTTTGGTTGAAACCGTCCAATGATCGCGATGCTTTACGCTATTTCGTCCATTCGTTATATGCATCACTCGTCTGTAACATTCCAATGAACCTTCGTTGAGACTAAAGCTTGTTGTGGATAGGGAGCAGGGCCGTTCGCTATCTTGGAGAAGTGATGGAGATAAAAAAGCGAAATTAGCATAAGCAAcaagagagagagagagagagagagagaaatgaaaaaatagcAGATATCGCTTTGGACAACTTATCGGCTGTAGAACATTCCGATTATCGGAGTATTAAAAAAGCGAGATGAGAAAAAGGAGCCATCGAACGAGGCAAAGTTAAAACTGGTTGAAACTAATTTCATGATGAGCAGTTGTTTTTCAGTGTAGCAATGTagatgtaaacaaatctACGATCCTCTGATTTCCCTCTTTTCTTAACTTTTTTTcggtttgtttaccttttctttctatctCTATATCTATCTCTATCTTTCCCCCTCCTCTTTTCCCTCTGCTTCTCTCTTAGTCATGCTTTCTCGGTTTCGGTTTCGCTTCTTATTCGGTTCCTCGGAGTTCAAGGTTGAACGGTGAAGTTCGTTTCCTTCCATCTGCTCTGCCCCACGAATGCTTGTTCAGCATAAACTCCAAATTTCCAACTAACATCTTTCCTCCTTTCGTCTCCTTATCGTTCATACCATCGTCCCTCGACTGCGCTAAACACAAGAGTCCTGAGGTTGAACATTCACTAGTGAACAGGTCAAAATAGGATCCGATCGACAGATTTTACGAATGTATTTTCCCCTTTCTTGGAACAAAgagtaaaaataaaaataaaaataaaagaaacaaaaggttCAAGAAAAgcccttttcttttcttttcttttctttactcGTCTCGTCTCTCGTTCCACTCCactacttttttttgcgtACCCCTCCACACCACAGTATCCTCCGTCAATGCTTGCTCCTACCCATCCACGCCTAGTTTGCCTCTGTGCACCTAATTTTTTTGcgtttctctctttttctacATTCTTTGGAGATTGTTCCCTGTTTATACAATTTATTAGGACGAAACCTTTCtgtttatttctatttcgttcttttttgtttgttttcctttcctgTACTCCTACGCGACGCGTCTCCTTATTGCTTGTTTGCTTGCTCCTGACGTTGCCTTTTTTTCCCTCATTCacaaaattgtttttttttttctttctttctttccctacctctctctctctctctctctctctctctctctcttgTTGTTTATGCTTCTCTTCCTCTAgttctctttctctttttccttttgtgtGTACTCGGTTGGTTTTCCTTGTCGTTTCTCTTTTCGtcgttcttttcttttttttggtctCTCtcattctctttctcttttatttagctagtCTCCTTGTTTATCGATTCCCTTCCCTCCGTCATGTCCTCCTCCTCTTCCTCGAATCGTAGGCCTTGTACCCTTCGGCGATCCCAACGTTCTATGAATCTCAATCAGGAAACCTTCTTCCCTCCTAACACTACTTCCTCCTCCACCAATGCTTCTCCCTTTTACTCTCCTCAATCTCCTTCCGCCGCCTCTTCCTCCACCGCCAAACCCTCTCTCCATTCCTCTCCATTTTCCCATCCTTCTCGACCCCCTTTTTCCGTAAAACGCTCCTACCTACCTTCCACCAATACCTCTCCTTTTACCCAAACCGCTGTTCCTTCTATTTCCAACTCTTCTACCACCCTCGCCTCTACTTCCCCCTCTCCTCCTTTTTCCCTCTCTTCTTCCTACAAGTCTTCCGGAAGCGCCCCAAAACGTACCTACTTTTCCACTTCCCTCACAAACGGTACTTCCTCTCCCCCTCCGCCCTCTCACCATTCCTCCCCTGCTAACCTTTCTCCttcctcctcttcttttttgtccTCCTATCGCAGTCCCTACACTCCCGCACAAAAACTTCGGAAAAAGGACCCTTTCTCTTCCCTCAAACACCCTCCCAATACCTTCTCTTCCTCTCaaccttcttccttttcccCTTTTGCTACTTCGTCTCCCCAATTCGTTTCTACTTCCACCCCAGGTCCCGCTGCTGCTGTCGCCGCTCCCCCTCCTCCTCGCTTTCCCTCTCATTCTCACCGcccttcctcttcctccttcttctcTCAATCCTCACACGCTTTTGCTTCTCCTCAAAAGTCTCCTCAACGTTTCCCCGTCCAACATCCAGTCGCAACTCCTTCAGCAGCTCCGTCTCCTTCCGTCTTTCTACCAACTCCTAAACGTCCAACTCCccgttcttcttcttttctgtttggTAAATCCAATCCGGCCCCTTCtcccttttcttccataaaACATAATGATTCTCCCATGCTTCACAATCCCTCTCCCGATCCATCCTCACATGATGATCACTCCTCCTCCTTTGCTTCCACTTCTACTCTTTTCCCAAACGCAACCCTTCCGATTTCAAATCCCGGCCACAATCTTTTTACCACCCCATTTCAACAGGTCAAACCTTCCTCCCAGGCTTTTCTCAGTACTGGTTTGCTTTCCAAACAGAGTAGGCCTCGTAAACCTTTTAATCTTACGACTCCCTTGCCTCCAAGCACTCCTTCAAAGCCTTCCTCCGTTTTGCGTTCCAACATGAAGCTAGCTGACTCTCCTCCTTCTCCTTCCACACCTTCCAACAcgaattcttcttcttttgtcttGCAAGGCCAAAGCACCCCCACCCATcaaaactctttttcttccgCAAAACTCGGCAAGCCATCTATGGACTTTTTGAGGTTGCAGCCGCCCTCTTCTACCGTCAAGCAGCCCTCGGGATCTGAATTCCTTGCCCCTTCTACCCCTACTCGTAAtccttttgattttgaaaactcgTCGATGTACTTGGACGAGTTTCATTATCCCTCTCATCAGCATCGCAATAACTCTGAAATTTTTGCTGAAATGGAAGAGGAATCTGCAATCCTGGGAAACCCCGCCAATGTAAATTCGAACTTGTCATTTCCTTCTGCTCTTACCTCGAAATCCCCCGAGTCACCTGCGGATGATTTACATAATCGCTTTCGAAATATCACCGTCCTTGGGAGGGGTGAGTTTAGCGAGGTTTTTCAAGTTGAAGATCCTTTGGAACGATCCTTAAAGTATGCtgtaaagaaattgaaggtAAAATATAGTGGACCTAAAGAGAGAAGTCGTTTGTTGCACGAGGTTTCTATTCAAAGGGCACTTAAGGGGCATGATCATATTGTTGAGTTAATTGATTCTTGGGAATTTAACGGGTATCTATTTATGCAAGTAGAGTTGTGCGAGAATGGCAGTCTGGATAGATTTTTAGAAGAGCAAGGTCAGCTTTCTCGCTTAGATGAGTTTCGAGTTTGGAAAATTCTCGTGGAATTGGCTTTAGGACTGCAGTATATACATAGTAAGAATTACATTcatttggatttgaaaCCCGCGAATGTTATGATCACGTTTGAAGGGACTTTAAAAATTGGTGACTTTGGAATGGCAAGCGTCTGGCCCGTCCCAAGAGGATTGGAGCGAGAGGGAGATTGCGAATATATTGCTCCCGAAATTTTGTCCAACCATTTGTACGACAAGCCTGCCGACATTTTTAGTCTTGGAATTACTGTGTTCGAGGCGGCAGCTAATATTGTCCTGCCAGATAATGGCCAATCTTGGCAAAAACTTCGTTCAGGCGATCTTTCTGATGCACCACGGCTTTCTTCCACCGAAGGCTCTAGTAACACTTCCTCTTCTCGTGATTTGCCTATGAACAGTATAATCGGTCAAGGAGGTCTCGATCGTGTCGTTCAATGGATGTTGGCGCCCGAACCAAGAAATCGTCCTACAATAGATCAAATATTAGCTACACCAGAGGTCAGTTGGGTAGAGCTCCGAAGGAAGGCTGGAGCTATTATTTATGAAGGACTTCATGGGTCTTCAGCTTCTCCTCAGGGAGATCAAATGATGGAAGACTGGCAAGTCAACGTATAGTTGCTTGGTAGGATGAAAAGATTGTTTATgcttatttattatttcaatGGTTTTATCTTATGTTGGTATTGTATAcatatgtatatatactttttttttgaagtttaGGGCTAAAAATGTCCCTAACCTAATCTATAAATGTACGTTTATTTTATAACTgtgcttttatttatttcttttttttttcattcaacatagaattttttttataatatgGAGGATGGGAGAATTCAACCAtagtttttggtttattaattttaaGAAACTTACTAAATAATCCATTCTTTGAACGGATTTTTGAAGTAAGTTTTTAGTACTTTACTACTtagaaaggaaacaaaacattGGCCTTTAATTGGAAATGGATGAATGATCGGTGGTTCTCTTTTATGGTTGTtttaaaaacttttaataCCTTAGCGCATTCAAACAGTATGAAtctctttgctttcttttttggctccttcccttttcttctggaatttttcttttttctctttttgctGCATGGTTTGATAGGACCGCTTGCATACGATAATACTTAATTACGTTCGTTTAAAATTTGCTCAGCTATATAtgctttttccttgtactgctttattgattttatgGTTTGaccttttatttcatttttctacTTTCGGATATCCAAAAATGGGTGTTTATGTATTTCgataattttgtttctcaACATTTGTTACTACTTTCAACATCTACGTCCttccatttccatttctaattttttaattgcttttgatgatttttgCTTGTCTTATTGGAATGATTTTACCGTTTGAGATCATCTTTTGACTATATTGTTGCTTTTAATTTATGAGAAGTCAACCATTAACGGTTGAATTTACCAAATTTAAGCTGTATATAATTTAATATTTAGCAATTGCTACAAATAGTTTTTCATATAGACTTTACTTACCTTACGAAtgcaaaagtaaagaaaccATACATACGCATGAAGAATTCTTTCCCTTTTAGtaaatttccttctttttggagAATAGTGAAGGTTGTTGCAACGCACATTAGTAATGTTTCGGAAATGAAGCGTGTATACAGTAACCGAACCTAACAGAGTACTGGAACGAAAGGTACTTTTGAAGGTCTCTTGGTACAATGCATCTAGTCTAAACCGATCAGAACGAGGATCATGTTTACGCGGAAATTCTTCAGTTCTATTGAGAACAATTCGAGACATGTGCTTCAAACCGTTAGTTTTCAAAGGAATCGTCCGTTCTGTACTGGTATTTCCCTTCAAGCACCAAATACACAGAATTCCAGCGTGAGGAAAAATGCCGGATTCCAAAGACGGAGCGATTCGTTTATCCCACCTTTTTTAGTACCAAACGTTACTGAGGGTCAGGTATACTCTCCAAGTGATTTAAAGTTTGAAACGGTGGAAGCAAGAAATCAAggcaatttcttcaatccCAAAAGACACGACTGCTTTAAAGCAGCCAACCGGAGCCCACTagaattttggaaaaatccTGTTGTATTGTCTAATTTCATAACTGAATTGGGCCGTATTAAGCCGAGAGCCGACACGGGTCTGAGTGCAAAGAACCAAAGGCTTGTATCGAGGGCCATTCGTCGGGCCAGAGCAGTGGGCGTCTTACCTACCAAACACAAATCGGTATATGCAGAACGAgagaaataataaaaggtATGTTCGCTTCGGTGTATGTGCTGGAAACCCACCACGTTTGTCAAAGAATGGCACGATGTGTGAGAAAACTTACGAAATTGAGAGGGTAGAGTACGATTTCACGTTTTTCAGAGTCGGTGGATGGTGAACCTGCCCGGTGTTTGTAACAATGCATAAGTGTTCTTTTATAAAGCACCTGGAGTGTTATGAAAAATTTCGCGAAGCCTTTTACATAAAAGGTGTTCATTTTAATATCTAAAGAGTATGAAAAGTTCTTACTTTGTTCTTAATTGGTTTGTCCTTCGTTCGATGCAGTCTCACACGACATGTAAGAGACGTAAATGAATCAAGTTATAAATAAAGGgctatgaaaaaaaaaaagagccaaaaatgataaatatgggtaaataaaagtaaagatTTTGTAACAATAGCTTTGTATGGCGGTTGATTAATCAAACCAGCGGAGAGTATATCAGTTTAGCACGGGATGTAAAGGCGATGAAGAGTTTCGTAGTTATGATTTTAGACGAGTGGTTATGGTTTGATTGGAAGAGGAAGGCTttaatttggaaaataatTGAGCAGTACGACTGATGGATGAGGACTCCTCTTGAATATTTAACAATGCACATTCAATGGATTGCATAGCCTTTTGAATAGCTTCTAAAGGATGTTTTCCCAACGCTATATTTG
The nucleotide sequence above comes from Schizosaccharomyces osmophilus chromosome 3, complete sequence. Encoded proteins:
- the bfr1 gene encoding plasma membrane brefeldin A efflux transporter Bfr1; the protein is MSSSAGHFAAPSESSYASANSLDDHSSRPLDVFPKTTKDQQSDASSISSAATYAARNQHQPHPQMTHETHYDSTTYAPPVDAPTSSSSVSSVDHLSGDPFALGEDFDLKRYLRGYKDALQRDGIHSRTTGVCMRDTSIYGLGSGYEFLTTFIDIFAAPYRRFKERQVVKKAILSHTNALANAGELVMVLGQPGAGCSTYLRSVAGETDHYKDTETTLHYDGINAAEMRKHYPGDVLYSGENDVHFPSLTTRETINFAARVRTPRNRPCNLSRNEYMSRVRDLIATSFGLTHTYKTKVGNDFIRGVSGGERKRVTISEAFALRPTIACWDNSTRGLDSSTAFEFVNNLRICADELQLTSFVTAYQASQKIYDLFDRVCVLYAGRQIYYGPASKAKDYFLNMGFVCHPRETTPDFLTAISDPNARQPKEGWEDRVPRTPEDFERRWHEHPLHAQLLREMDEYDRRWDENSSPDSTRSSKDLNDGTSAVTKHEQYRDSARSEKAKTMSKTSPYTVTFWMQLRYCLIRSWQRFINDPAYIGAMAFAFMFQSLIIGSIFYNLQDTTSDMFTRGGTLFFAILFTALQSLSEIANMFAQRPIIAKHRASALYHPAADVISSLIVDIPFRFINVTVFSIILYFLTDLRRTAGGFWTFYVFLFLSALTMTTFFRGLASIMPNVASASALGGMGVLAIAIYTGYAIPNINVGWWFRWISYVDPVQFGFASLMINEFKAQKYQCTSMVPSGGDYDNVSSEYKVCPITSAQPGQTTVDGSSYLYASFNYKTRQLWRNLAIIIGYYAFLIGVNIVASEVLNFSDLKGEYLIFRRGHAPSAVKEAVQEGGKPLDLETGQNTQGGNVEKSPPNSEETDKEYETIEKSKDIFSWRDLSYDITIKGEKRRLLSGVNGFVRPGKLTALMGESGAGKTTLLNVLAQRVDIGIVTGNMLVNGHPLDSTFQRRTGYVQQQDVHVSESTVREALQFSAALRQPSTVPLSEKYEYVESVIKLLEMEAYAEAIIGTPGSGLNVEQRKRATIGVELAAKPALLLFLDEPTSGLDSQSAWSIVQFLRKLTDAGQAILCTIHQPSAVLFDQFDRLLLLQKGGKTVYFGNIGDNSRTLLNYFSSHGATPCPPDANPAEYILDVIGAGATAKTDRDWHEVWQNSDERKETTQELDEIERSKPETKEKVNKSDTHTYAMPIWTQIRFVLLRNFQSYWREPSLLMSKMMLNIFAGLFIGFTFYNQGTGSQNMQNKLFAVFMATVLAVPLINGLQPKFIDLRNVFEVREKPSNIYSWVAFVISAIIVEIPFNLIFGTIFFLCWFYPVKFYKNLEHTSDRTGYAWLMYMIFQMYYSTFGQAVASACPNAQTASVVNSLAFTFIITFNGVMQPISNLIKFWHWMHSLTPFTYIIEGLLGDLLHNVPVNCKPNEISHLNPPNGETCQSYLKNFLQSELAGNLLNPDATTDCQYCRYRTGDQFLMQFGMKFDHRWRNFGIVIGYVFFNVFAVLLLFYIFRVMKIRSTRLYRKITRTG
- the wee1 gene encoding M phase inhibitor protein kinase Wee1, which encodes MSSSSSSNRRPCTLRRSQRSMNLNQETFFPPNTTSSSTNASPFYSPQSPSAASSSTAKPSLHSSPFSHPSRPPFSVKRSYLPSTNTSPFTQTAVPSISNSSTTLASTSPSPPFSLSSSYKSSGSAPKRTYFSTSLTNGTSSPPPPSHHSSPANLSPSSSSFLSSYRSPYTPAQKLRKKDPFSSLKHPPNTFSSSQPSSFSPFATSSPQFVSTSTPGPAAAVAAPPPPRFPSHSHRPSSSSFFSQSSHAFASPQKSPQRFPVQHPVATPSAAPSPSVFLPTPKRPTPRSSSFLFGKSNPAPSPFSSIKHNDSPMLHNPSPDPSSHDDHSSSFASTSTLFPNATLPISNPGHNLFTTPFQQVKPSSQAFLSTGLLSKQSRPRKPFNLTTPLPPSTPSKPSSVLRSNMKLADSPPSPSTPSNTNSSSFVLQGQSTPTHQNSFSSAKLGKPSMDFLRLQPPSSTVKQPSGSEFLAPSTPTRNPFDFENSSMYLDEFHYPSHQHRNNSEIFAEMEEESAILGNPANVNSNLSFPSALTSKSPESPADDLHNRFRNITVLGRGEFSEVFQVEDPLERSLKYAVKKLKVKYSGPKERSRLLHEVSIQRALKGHDHIVELIDSWEFNGYLFMQVELCENGSLDRFLEEQGQLSRLDEFRVWKILVELALGLQYIHSKNYIHLDLKPANVMITFEGTLKIGDFGMASVWPVPRGLEREGDCEYIAPEILSNHLYDKPADIFSLGITVFEAAANIVLPDNGQSWQKLRSGDLSDAPRLSSTEGSSNTSSSRDLPMNSIIGQGGLDRVVQWMLAPEPRNRPTIDQILATPEVSWVELRRKAGAIIYEGLHGSSASPQGDQMMEDWQVNV